A stretch of DNA from Spirochaetota bacterium:
CAGCGGCATGGAACGCGAACAGGGCGCCAAAGAGGCGTGCGCGTTCGTCAAGCGCATGGACTTTGCGCCGTCGAACGTGGCGTTCGATGCGGCGTTCAATAAATAGGGCATAGCGTATTTGAAGAAGAAAGCAACGATCTCCCGCCGTGAGATAGCATCCGCGGCGGGGGTTTCACCCTCGACGGTATCACGCGCATTGGCGGGAAGCCCCCTTATCCCGGAAGCGACGAA
This window harbors:
- a CDS encoding LacI family DNA-binding transcriptional regulator; translation: MKKKATISRREIASAAGVSPSTVSRALAGSPLIPEAT